One segment of Clostridium ljungdahlii DSM 13528 DNA contains the following:
- a CDS encoding carbamoyl phosphate synthase small subunit — MKAKLILENGSIFEGEAFGYLKDTIGEVVFNTGMTGYQEILTDPSYYGQIVTMTYPLIGNYGINLEDMESSSPKVKGFIVREVCSYSSNFRSELELSDYLRTNKILGLSGIDTRALTKMLRTSGTMKGIITIENLDFAAVKDKIKSFSNKNAVSEVSTKGKYAIGEGKRNVAIMDFGIKKTMVKAFVDRGCKVTVFPSNTKAEEVLQIDPDLIFLSNGPGDPDDLTCEIENIKKLIGKKPIIGICLGHQLLALALGGSTAKLKFGHRGCNHPVKDLVSGKVHITSQNHGYYVNRLPEDMEITHVSLNDGTIEGMKHKSLPIFSIQFHPEACPGPEDNNYIFDEFMKYAL; from the coding sequence ATGAAAGCAAAACTTATATTGGAAAATGGAAGTATCTTTGAAGGGGAAGCTTTTGGGTATCTAAAAGATACTATAGGTGAAGTAGTATTTAATACTGGGATGACAGGGTACCAGGAGATACTCACAGATCCTTCTTATTATGGACAGATAGTAACTATGACTTATCCCCTTATAGGAAATTATGGAATTAACTTAGAAGATATGGAATCATCCAGTCCAAAAGTAAAAGGGTTCATTGTAAGAGAAGTATGTAGTTATTCCAGCAATTTTAGGTCTGAATTAGAACTCTCTGATTATCTTAGAACAAATAAAATTTTGGGACTTTCAGGGATTGATACTAGAGCACTTACAAAAATGCTTAGAACAAGTGGTACTATGAAGGGAATTATAACTATAGAGAACTTGGACTTTGCAGCTGTAAAAGATAAAATTAAATCTTTTTCCAATAAAAATGCAGTATCTGAGGTAAGTACAAAGGGAAAATATGCTATAGGTGAAGGCAAAAGAAATGTTGCTATTATGGATTTCGGAATTAAAAAAACTATGGTAAAAGCATTTGTAGATAGAGGATGTAAAGTAACTGTATTTCCTTCGAATACTAAAGCAGAAGAGGTACTTCAAATTGATCCAGATTTGATATTTTTATCAAATGGTCCGGGGGATCCAGATGATCTTACCTGTGAAATTGAAAATATAAAAAAGCTTATAGGCAAAAAACCTATTATAGGAATATGTCTTGGACATCAGCTTTTGGCATTAGCCCTAGGGGGAAGCACAGCTAAACTCAAATTTGGTCACAGAGGGTGCAACCATCCTGTAAAAGATCTTGTAAGTGGTAAAGTGCATATAACTTCTCAAAATCACGGCTATTATGTCAATAGACTGCCTGAAGATATGGAAATAACTCATGTAAGTTTAAACGATGGAACTATAGAAGGAATGAAACATAAAAGTCTTCCTATATTCTCAATACAATTTCATCCGGAAGCATGTCCGGGACCGGAAGACAATAATTATATATTTGATGAGTTTATGAAATACGCACTTTAA
- a CDS encoding glycosyltransferase family 2 protein: MNENVMYSIVVPLYNEELVIDESYRRLKKVMDSTLENYEIIFINDGSSDKTREKTEKICSEDENIRLINFSRNFGHQCAITAGMENSIGQAVVVIDADLQDPPEVILDMINKWKEGYDVVYGKRAKREGESFFKRFTARSFYRLLKSMTSIDIPVDTGDFRLIDRKVCNALNSLPEKNRYVRGLVSWVGYKQTFVEFVRHERFAGDSKYPLKKMMKLAFDGITSFSYKPLMLAGYLGGLSLFIGIVSIIVEFTKCILQKTSIVNFGLIISIDLIMFGIILSCMGIIGQYIGRIFDESKGRPNYVIENIVNKAFERK; the protein is encoded by the coding sequence ATGAATGAAAATGTAATGTATTCTATAGTAGTACCACTGTATAATGAGGAGCTAGTAATAGATGAAAGCTATAGAAGACTTAAAAAAGTTATGGACTCTACTTTAGAGAATTATGAAATTATATTTATAAATGACGGAAGTAGCGATAAGACTAGGGAAAAGACGGAAAAGATATGTAGTGAGGATGAAAATATAAGACTTATTAATTTTTCGAGAAATTTTGGTCATCAATGTGCTATAACTGCAGGAATGGAAAACTCCATAGGGCAGGCTGTAGTTGTAATAGATGCAGATCTTCAAGACCCTCCAGAGGTTATTTTAGATATGATTAATAAGTGGAAGGAAGGCTATGATGTCGTCTATGGAAAAAGAGCTAAGAGGGAAGGAGAATCGTTTTTTAAGAGATTTACAGCAAGGTCATTTTATAGATTATTAAAGAGTATGACTAGCATTGATATTCCTGTAGACACCGGAGATTTTAGACTTATAGATAGAAAAGTGTGCAATGCATTGAATTCACTACCGGAAAAAAATAGATATGTGAGGGGACTTGTAAGTTGGGTTGGGTACAAACAAACCTTTGTAGAATTTGTAAGGCATGAAAGATTTGCGGGGGATAGCAAGTATCCGCTTAAAAAAATGATGAAACTGGCTTTTGATGGTATAACATCATTTTCTTATAAGCCGCTTATGCTTGCTGGATATTTAGGAGGACTATCACTTTTTATTGGAATTGTTTCAATCATAGTTGAGTTTACAAAATGTATATTACAAAAAACCAGCATAGTAAATTTTGGACTCATAATATCAATTGATTTGATAATGTTTGGGATAATATTAAGTTGCATGGGTATAATAGGCCAGTACATTGGAAGAATTTTCGACGAAAGTAAAGGAAGACCTAATTATGTTATTGAAAATATAGTAAATAAGGCATTTGAAAGAAAATAA
- a CDS encoding sensor histidine kinase: protein MFRKLKIQLILINLILTSLVLITIFSGIYILMNTSFEHSAYMRMSKTAEMENIPPSGPHDKNMTASESFFIKINFKNQIEEISPNSPLSEKDYKELLEKILKKDKLNGTSTYGNYILRYIKVPKSYGLIVVFQDKAFDDEVLRRLITISVTIYIISLVFVFIISLFLANISLKPIINAWKKQKAFTADASHELRTPLAVITTNLDIVLDNKDETVESQDKWLKNIKIETTRMTKLIEDLLFLARSDSHKNGFDTSSFDISSAVTKSVVPLEPVATKHKIAILSDIHPDIIFLGNEGRINQLITILVDNAIKHTPEGGSIKVTLGKIKNKIEITVSDTGEGIAPEHLNKIFERFYKVDKSRSNRQGNFGLGLSIAKCIVEEHNGTIDVSSTVGKGSTFKVIFPVS, encoded by the coding sequence ATGTTTCGTAAATTAAAAATACAACTTATTCTAATCAATTTAATACTTACAAGCTTGGTATTAATAACCATATTTTCAGGCATATATATACTTATGAACACAAGTTTTGAACATTCTGCCTATATGCGTATGAGTAAAACAGCTGAAATGGAAAATATTCCACCTTCCGGGCCTCATGACAAAAACATGACTGCTTCTGAAAGCTTTTTTATAAAAATAAATTTTAAAAATCAAATTGAGGAAATATCCCCTAATTCCCCATTGTCTGAAAAAGACTATAAAGAACTATTAGAAAAAATATTAAAGAAAGACAAACTAAACGGCACTTCAACATATGGAAATTATATTTTGAGATATATTAAAGTTCCTAAAAGCTATGGACTTATTGTGGTTTTTCAAGATAAAGCCTTCGACGATGAAGTACTGCGTCGATTGATTACTATATCTGTAACAATTTACATAATAAGTCTCGTTTTTGTATTTATAATAAGCTTATTCCTTGCCAACATATCTCTAAAACCTATTATAAATGCCTGGAAAAAACAAAAAGCTTTTACTGCAGATGCATCCCATGAACTTCGAACTCCCCTTGCAGTTATAACCACTAATTTAGATATAGTACTAGACAATAAAGATGAAACCGTAGAAAGCCAGGATAAATGGCTTAAAAATATTAAGATTGAAACTACACGAATGACTAAACTCATAGAAGATCTTCTATTTCTTGCTAGATCAGATTCTCATAAAAACGGATTTGATACTTCTTCCTTTGATATAAGCAGTGCTGTAACTAAATCTGTAGTTCCTCTTGAACCAGTTGCCACAAAACATAAAATAGCCATTTTATCAGATATTCATCCGGATATAATTTTTTTAGGGAATGAGGGAAGGATCAACCAACTTATAACTATCTTAGTTGACAATGCAATAAAACATACCCCTGAAGGTGGCTCCATCAAAGTAACTTTAGGAAAAATAAAAAATAAAATTGAAATAACAGTGTCTGACACAGGGGAGGGTATAGCTCCAGAGCATCTAAATAAAATCTTTGAGAGATTTTACAAAGTTGATAAATCTAGATCAAATAGACAGGGTAATTTTGGACTTGGACTTTCCATTGCAAAGTGCATAGTGGAAGAACATAATGGAACTATAGATGTATCAAGTACTGTAGGTAAAGGATCTACTTTTAAAGTTATATTTCCGGTGAGTTAA
- the carB gene encoding carbamoyl-phosphate synthase large subunit yields the protein MPLNKNIRKVLVIGSGPIIIGQAAEFDYSGTQACESLREEGLEVVLINSNPATIMTDREVADKVYIEPLTVEFVEKVIKKERPDSLLAGMGGQTALNLTVELYEKKILEKYNVNIIGTSIEAIKKGEDRELFRDTMNKINQPVVESEIITDMESGKKFANRIGYPVIVRPAYTLGGTGGGIAENEEQLETILESGLELSSIGQVLLERSIKGWKEIEYEVMRDSFGNCITVCNMENIDPVGIHTGDSIVVAPSQTLSDKEYQMLRTASLDIINAVGIEGGCNVQLALNPKSFEYAVIEINPRVSRSSALASKATGYPIAKVAAKIALGYGLDEIKNAVTKKTYACFEPSLDYVVVKIPKWPFDKFHNADRELGTKMMATGEIMAIGSNFQAAFLKGIRSLEIGAYSLEYKKFKDFTMKELKERIAYPDDERIFAMAEMIRRKYRIEKLAEITGIDIFFIKKFQWIIDEEEKLKLSDISNMDKEWLTLLKRKGFSDKGIADMLRVSPEEVYKLRNIWSITPAYKMVDTCGGEFEALSPYYYSTYEQYDEVQVSDKKKVIVIGSGPIRIGQGIEFDYASVHCIKTLRKLNIETIIVNNNPETVSTDFDISDKLYFEPITEEDVLSIIDKEKPYGVILQFGGETAIKLAEFLKEKNIVTLGTTADQIDEAEDREKFDDLLERLNISRPKGKGVWSVEEGLEEARRLEFPVLVRPSYVLGGQGMEITYDEKELTYYLSMAFKKDRKNPILIDKYLMGREIEVDAICDGEDVLIPGIMEHLERAGIHSGDSITMYPSQNISDEMKKKILDYTEKLATGIGIKGMINIQFIEYKGNLYVIEVNPRASRTVPYISKVSGVPIVDIATRVTLGEKLKDIGYGVGISKEPNIVAVKVPVFSTQKLPNVEVSLGPEMRSTGEVLGVSNTLTGALYKGFLAAGMFSNMKNGVMLATIGDHDKQEFLPIAKEIYKMGIKFMATRNTAKLLRDNGIDVKEVRKMNEENPNIIDVIKNEEVDLVINTPTKGNDSRRDGFHIRRTAVERNIQVITSLDTFRAMTYVKSEDVDSDELDVFSEYQ from the coding sequence ATGCCTTTAAATAAAAATATTAGAAAAGTATTGGTAATAGGATCTGGCCCTATAATTATAGGTCAGGCAGCAGAGTTTGATTATTCTGGGACTCAGGCTTGTGAATCTCTTAGGGAAGAAGGGTTAGAAGTTGTACTTATAAACAGTAATCCAGCAACTATAATGACAGATAGGGAGGTTGCTGATAAAGTTTATATAGAACCTCTTACAGTTGAATTTGTAGAAAAAGTTATAAAAAAAGAAAGACCTGACAGCCTTTTAGCAGGCATGGGTGGACAGACTGCATTAAATTTGACAGTGGAACTATATGAAAAGAAAATACTTGAAAAATATAATGTGAATATAATAGGTACCTCTATAGAAGCTATAAAAAAAGGTGAAGATAGAGAACTTTTTAGAGATACTATGAATAAAATAAATCAGCCTGTTGTGGAAAGTGAAATAATAACAGATATGGAAAGCGGTAAAAAATTTGCAAACAGAATAGGTTATCCTGTTATAGTAAGACCCGCATATACCTTAGGTGGAACAGGCGGCGGAATAGCTGAAAATGAAGAACAGCTGGAGACTATACTGGAATCGGGACTAGAACTTAGTTCCATAGGGCAGGTACTTCTTGAAAGAAGTATAAAAGGCTGGAAGGAAATCGAATATGAAGTTATGAGAGACAGCTTTGGAAACTGTATAACTGTATGTAACATGGAAAATATAGATCCTGTTGGAATTCACACAGGAGACAGTATAGTAGTAGCCCCTAGTCAGACCTTATCTGATAAGGAATATCAAATGCTTAGAACTGCATCCCTTGATATAATAAACGCAGTTGGAATAGAAGGCGGATGCAATGTCCAGCTGGCACTTAATCCAAAATCTTTTGAATATGCAGTTATAGAAATAAATCCAAGAGTAAGCCGTTCTTCAGCTTTGGCATCAAAGGCTACTGGATATCCTATTGCAAAGGTTGCAGCTAAAATAGCTCTTGGATATGGACTGGATGAAATAAAAAATGCAGTTACTAAAAAGACTTATGCTTGTTTCGAGCCATCTCTTGACTATGTAGTAGTAAAAATTCCTAAATGGCCATTTGATAAATTCCACAATGCGGATAGGGAACTTGGCACAAAAATGATGGCTACAGGTGAAATAATGGCAATAGGCAGTAACTTTCAAGCAGCATTTTTAAAAGGTATTAGATCTCTTGAAATAGGGGCCTATTCTTTAGAATATAAAAAATTTAAAGATTTCACCATGAAAGAACTTAAAGAAAGAATAGCATATCCTGATGATGAAAGAATATTTGCGATGGCAGAAATGATTAGGAGAAAATATAGAATTGAAAAACTAGCTGAGATTACAGGAATAGACATATTCTTTATAAAGAAATTCCAATGGATAATAGATGAAGAAGAAAAATTAAAGTTAAGTGACATTTCCAATATGGATAAAGAGTGGCTAACTTTGCTTAAAAGGAAAGGATTTTCAGATAAAGGCATAGCAGATATGCTCCGAGTATCTCCGGAAGAAGTATATAAGCTTAGAAATATATGGAGCATAACTCCGGCTTATAAAATGGTAGATACCTGTGGGGGAGAATTTGAAGCCCTATCACCTTATTATTATTCTACTTATGAACAATATGATGAAGTTCAGGTTTCAGATAAAAAGAAGGTTATTGTAATAGGCTCAGGACCTATAAGAATAGGTCAGGGAATAGAATTTGACTATGCTTCTGTTCACTGTATAAAGACCCTTAGAAAGTTAAATATAGAAACTATTATAGTAAATAACAATCCTGAAACTGTAAGTACAGATTTTGATATTTCAGATAAATTGTATTTTGAACCTATAACTGAAGAAGATGTACTAAGTATAATAGATAAGGAAAAACCTTATGGTGTAATACTTCAATTTGGTGGAGAAACTGCCATAAAGTTAGCAGAATTTTTAAAGGAAAAGAATATAGTTACCCTAGGTACAACAGCAGACCAAATAGATGAGGCAGAAGACAGAGAAAAATTTGATGACCTTTTGGAAAGACTAAATATAAGTAGACCTAAGGGAAAAGGTGTCTGGTCTGTAGAAGAAGGATTGGAAGAAGCAAGAAGATTAGAATTTCCTGTACTTGTAAGGCCGTCTTATGTACTTGGTGGTCAAGGAATGGAAATAACTTACGATGAGAAAGAACTTACTTACTACTTATCCATGGCTTTTAAGAAAGATAGGAAAAATCCTATATTAATAGATAAGTATTTGATGGGAAGAGAAATAGAAGTAGATGCAATTTGTGATGGAGAAGATGTGCTTATACCTGGAATTATGGAGCATCTTGAAAGGGCTGGTATACACTCTGGTGATAGTATAACTATGTATCCTAGTCAGAATATAAGTGATGAAATGAAGAAAAAAATATTGGATTATACCGAAAAGCTTGCAACTGGAATCGGAATAAAAGGTATGATTAACATTCAGTTTATAGAGTATAAAGGAAATCTGTATGTAATAGAAGTAAATCCAAGAGCTTCAAGGACAGTTCCATATATAAGCAAGGTGAGCGGTGTACCTATAGTTGATATTGCAACTAGGGTAACTCTGGGTGAAAAGCTAAAGGATATTGGGTACGGAGTTGGAATTTCAAAAGAACCAAATATAGTAGCAGTTAAGGTGCCTGTATTTTCTACACAGAAGCTTCCAAATGTTGAAGTATCACTTGGACCTGAAATGAGGTCAACTGGAGAAGTGCTGGGTGTTTCAAATACTCTTACGGGAGCACTTTATAAAGGATTTTTAGCTGCAGGAATGTTTTCTAATATGAAAAATGGAGTAATGCTTGCTACTATAGGAGATCACGACAAACAAGAATTTTTACCTATAGCTAAAGAAATTTACAAAATGGGAATAAAATTTATGGCTACTCGAAATACGGCAAAACTTTTAAGAGATAACGGAATTGATGTTAAAGAAGTTAGAAAGATGAACGAAGAAAATCCTAATATAATAGATGTCATAAAAAATGAAGAGGTGGATTTAGTTATAAATACACCAACTAAAGGGAACGATTCTAGAAGAGATGGATTTCACATAAGAAGAACAGCCGTAGAGAGAAACATTCAAGTAATAACTTCTTTAGATACATTCAGAGCTATGACCTATGTCAAATCAGAAGATGTAGATAGTGATGAATTAGATGTATTTTCAGAGTATCAATGA
- a CDS encoding GtrA family protein — protein sequence MDQLIKTMDFIFNGKLKLLSRFSATGVINTIIDFAVFTLCQSVFGLHYTISQVIGYSFGVINSFIFNKKWTFEYKSSGKKVIREVSQFAIVNLISLISTLVFMKFLINDFNLNVYLSKIIVTLIAQVINFLLYKIWVFN from the coding sequence ATGGATCAATTAATTAAAACTATGGATTTTATTTTCAATGGTAAACTAAAACTACTAAGTCGTTTTTCTGCCACTGGTGTCATAAATACAATAATAGATTTTGCTGTATTCACCCTTTGTCAAAGTGTATTTGGACTCCATTATACTATAAGCCAGGTTATAGGCTATAGTTTTGGAGTTATAAATAGCTTCATATTCAATAAAAAGTGGACTTTTGAATATAAAAGTTCTGGAAAAAAGGTGATTCGAGAGGTATCACAATTTGCAATAGTAAATCTTATTTCACTTATTTCAACACTTGTGTTTATGAAATTTTTAATAAATGATTTTAATCTAAACGTGTATTTATCAAAAATAATTGTAACACTCATAGCTCAGGTAATAAATTTTTTATTATATAAAATATGGGTATTCAATTAA
- a CDS encoding M20 metallopeptidase family protein, whose translation MSDIKELTEKYYPEIVELRRYFHKYPELSKKEFATQKKIIEVLEGLDLEIRKAAGTGVIAELKGEKPGKIIAIRADMDALAIEDECGKPYQSQNKGACHACGHDGHIAMLLGVIKVLSNLRHKIQGTVRFIFQPSEEEVADGSGAAAIIADDGLKDVDAIIGAHLWQPVKFGTVGISAGPMMAASDEFTIVIEGKAGHASMPHQTIDSILTASQIVVALNTIVGRDVDPMKQAVVSVGVFNSGRVYNSIAGRAELKGTIRSLDENVREKVFGHIKKIVEDVCDMAGAKCEIERDRCTYVLSNDPKVTSIVLEAGKEMVGHKAHAIEPFMSSEDFSYYLQKIPGCFIFVGVGNPEKGIIYPQHHPKYDIDERAMAYGVEVMSNAALKLLSS comes from the coding sequence ATGAGTGATATAAAGGAACTTACAGAAAAATATTACCCAGAAATAGTTGAGCTAAGAAGATATTTTCATAAATATCCAGAGTTAAGTAAAAAAGAATTTGCTACTCAAAAGAAAATCATTGAAGTACTGGAGGGCTTAGACTTAGAAATTAGAAAAGCTGCTGGTACAGGAGTTATTGCTGAATTAAAAGGTGAAAAACCAGGTAAAATTATAGCAATTCGAGCAGATATGGATGCACTTGCTATAGAAGATGAATGTGGAAAGCCTTATCAATCTCAAAATAAGGGTGCATGTCATGCTTGCGGTCATGATGGACATATTGCTATGCTTTTGGGAGTCATAAAAGTGCTTAGTAATCTTCGTCATAAGATACAGGGAACTGTAAGATTTATATTTCAACCTAGTGAAGAAGAAGTAGCTGATGGGTCAGGAGCAGCGGCAATTATAGCTGATGATGGACTAAAAGATGTAGATGCAATTATAGGAGCACATCTATGGCAGCCTGTTAAATTTGGAACAGTAGGAATATCTGCTGGTCCTATGATGGCAGCAAGTGATGAATTTACAATAGTTATTGAAGGAAAAGCAGGGCATGCCTCTATGCCACATCAGACTATAGATTCTATATTAACGGCATCCCAAATAGTGGTGGCATTGAATACAATTGTTGGAAGAGATGTAGACCCAATGAAGCAAGCTGTTGTATCCGTTGGAGTATTTAACTCAGGGCGTGTTTACAATTCCATAGCAGGAAGAGCTGAACTAAAGGGAACAATAAGGTCTCTTGATGAAAATGTGCGAGAAAAAGTATTTGGCCATATAAAAAAGATAGTAGAAGATGTGTGTGATATGGCAGGTGCGAAATGTGAAATCGAGAGAGATAGGTGCACTTATGTGCTGTCAAATGACCCTAAGGTTACTAGTATTGTTTTAGAAGCTGGTAAAGAGATGGTTGGACATAAAGCTCATGCTATAGAGCCTTTTATGAGTAGTGAGGATTTTTCGTACTATTTGCAAAAGATTCCAGGGTGCTTCATCTTTGTAGGTGTAGGTAATCCTGAAAAAGGTATTATATACCCTCAGCATCATCCTAAGTATGACATAGATGAGAGAGCCATGGCATACGGGGTAGAAGTCATGAGCAATGCTGCATTGAAATTACTTTCAAGTTAG
- a CDS encoding response regulator transcription factor → MRLLLVEDEVMLSDALVYILKKNNYAVDAAYDGITGQEMAESEIYDLIILDRMLPEKNGLDILKFIRKKGIETPVLMLTAMDSIENRVEGLDNGADDYLVKPFSKEELLARIRALSRRHTDFIQHGSIKLSSLTFNPLRGEIECNGNKTKLTTKESQLLELLARNKNQVLTKDQILDRVWGLDSDIEMNNNIEVYFSYLRKKLRELKCNVVIETIRGIGYCLKEV, encoded by the coding sequence ATGAGATTACTTTTAGTTGAAGACGAAGTTATGCTTTCAGATGCTCTAGTTTATATTTTAAAGAAAAATAATTACGCTGTAGATGCAGCTTATGATGGAATTACTGGACAGGAAATGGCTGAATCCGAAATATATGATTTGATAATACTTGACAGAATGCTTCCAGAAAAAAACGGACTTGATATTTTAAAATTTATAAGAAAAAAAGGTATTGAAACCCCAGTGCTTATGCTTACTGCTATGGACTCAATTGAAAATAGAGTAGAAGGACTTGACAATGGAGCAGATGACTATCTTGTAAAGCCATTCTCTAAGGAGGAACTGCTAGCTAGAATAAGAGCTCTCAGCAGAAGGCATACAGATTTTATCCAACATGGAAGCATTAAGCTGTCCTCTCTAACTTTCAATCCACTGAGGGGAGAAATTGAATGCAATGGTAACAAAACTAAACTAACTACAAAAGAATCCCAGCTTCTAGAGCTTTTAGCCCGCAATAAAAATCAAGTACTAACTAAAGATCAAATTCTAGATAGAGTATGGGGCCTTGATTCTGACATAGAAATGAATAACAACATTGAAGTGTACTTTTCATACTTGAGGAAAAAATTAAGAGAATTAAAATGTAATGTAGTCATTGAAACTATAAGAGGTATAGGCTACTGCTTGAAAGAGGTTTAA